A single region of the Scyliorhinus canicula chromosome 31, sScyCan1.1, whole genome shotgun sequence genome encodes:
- the LOC119959002 gene encoding LOW QUALITY PROTEIN: leucine-rich repeat transmembrane protein FLRT1-like (The sequence of the model RefSeq protein was modified relative to this genomic sequence to represent the inferred CDS: deleted 1 base in 1 codon) produces MLLRIMDVGKGLLLWVVVPTLLMPPVVSTCPNTCRCDNGFVYCNDRGLTSIPAKIPEDSTTLFLQNNEINNVGIPNQLKYLLNIKVIYLYENALDEFPVNLPRSLRELHLQDNNVRAITRDALSRIPLLEKLHLDDNSVSTVSIEEDAFADSKHLRLLFLSRNHLSSIPTGLPKTLEELRLDDNRIATIPHHAFKGLISLRRLVLDGNLLANQRIADETFSRLQNLTELSLIRNSLIFPPPNLPASNLQKLYLQDNLISYVPADAFSRMRQMQRLDMSNNNLTTLPRDVFGDLANLSQLLLRNNPWYCGCKMMWLRDWLQTTAFHVNVRGLMCQGPDRVRGMAVKDISTEMDACFEVSVRGGNAAARTTPIAHTVTATQGLRFAYKPRRPILKPPGSAVDYPLSRGPGTKSIIINVMPLTADSIRITWRATLPVTSFRLSWLRLDHNPSVGSITETLVQGDKTEYLLTALEPKSTYIICMVTMEAGNFYVRDETPVCAKAETAGLYSSTTTLNREQEESGQAGLPLAGIIGGATALVFVVVVLTAICCYISNSRNVFSQDQVYNRGCRKKDDYAEAGTKKDNSILEIRGSGFQMIPLNNQQRPKEEYVIHTIFPSNGTSLYKNTHSTALSSNRGYRDGGIPDTEYSYT; encoded by the exons ATGCTGCTCCGAATAATGGATGTGGGAAAGGGTTTGTTGCTCTGGGTTGTCGTGCCAACGCTCCTGATGCCGCCTGTCGTGTCCACCTGCCCCAATACGTGTCGATGCGACAACGGGTTTGTTTACTGTAACGACCGAGGCCTGACGTCCATCCCTGCCAAAATACCGGAGGACTCCACCACCCTCTTCCTTCAGAACAATGAGATTAACAATGTGGGGATCCCCAACCAACTGAAGTACCTGCTGAACATCAAAGTGATTTACCTTTACGAAAACGCCCTGGACGAGTTCCCCGTCAACCTGCCCCGGTCTCTGAGGGAGCTGCACCTTCAGGACAATAACGTGCGGGCCATCACGCGCGATGCCCTCTCGAGGATTCCCCTGCTGGAGAAGTTGCACCTGGACGACAACTCGGTGTCGACGGTCAGCATCGAGGAAGATGCCTTCGCCGACAGCAAGCACCTCAGGTTGCTCTTCCTGTCCAGGAACCACTTGAGCAGCATCCCCACTGGCCTGCCCAAGACGCTGGAGGAACTGAGGCTGGATGACAACCGGATTGCCACCATCCCGCACCACGCTTTCAAAGGCTTGATCAGCTTGAGGCGCCTGGTGCTGGATGGCAACCTTTTGGCGAATCAGCGGATCGCGGATGAGACTTTCAGCCGCCTTCAAAACCTGACCGAGCTCTCGCTGATCAGGAACTCCCTGATTTTCCCGCCGCCCAACCTGCCGGCTTCCAACTTGCAAAAGCTGTACCTGCAGGACAACCTCATCAGCTACGTTCCGGCCGACGCTTTCTCACGAATGAGGCAGATGCAGCGGCTGGATATGTCCAACAACAACCTGACCACGCTGCCCAGGGACGTCTTCGGCGACCTGGCCAACCTGAGCCAGCTT CTCCTGCGCAACAACCCTTGGTACTGCGGCTGCAAGATGATGTGGCTGAGGGACTGGCTGCAAACGACCGCCTTCCACGTCAACGTGAGGGGGCTCATGTGCCAGGGGCCGGACAGAGTTCGAGGAATGGCAGTCAAGGACATCAGCACCGAGATGGACGCGTGCTTTGAGGTCAGCGTGCGTGGCGGCAACGCGGCGGCGAGGACGACCCCGATTGCCCACACAGTCACCGCCACTCAAGGATTGCGGTTCGCCTACAAACCAAGGCGCCCAATACTGAAGCCGCCAGGCTCCGCCGTGGACTATCCTTTATCGCGGGGGCCGGGGACCAAGTCGATAATCATCAACGTGATGCCTTTAACGGCGGACAGCATTCGTATCACGTGGCGGGCGACCCTGCCGGTCACCTCCTTCAGGCTCAGCTGGCTCAGGCTGGACCACAATCCGTCGGTGGGTTCCATCACTGAAACGTTGGTACAGGGGGATAAAACTGAATATCTCCTCACGGCCCTCGAGCCCAAGTCAACCTACATCATCTGCATGGTCACGATGGAGGCAGGAAACTTCTACGTCAGGGACGAGACGCCAGTCTGCGCCAAAGCGGAGACGGCGGGCCTGTATAGCTCCACCACAACGTTAAACAGGGAGCAAGAGGAATCGGGCCAGGCAGGCCTTCCCTTAGCCGGTATCATCGGAGGGGCAACGGCCTTGGTGTTCGTGGTGGTGGTCCTGACCGCAATCTGCTGTTACATCAGCAACAGTCGCAATGTCTTCTCGCAGGATCAGGTGTACAACCGGGGCTGCAGGAAAAAGGACGACTACGCCGAGGCGGGGACCAAGAAAGACAATTCCATTTTGGAAATCAGAGGGAGCGGCTTTCAGATGATCCCGCTCAACAACCAGCAGCGGCCCAAGGAGGAGTATGTCATTCACACCATCTTCCCGTCCAACGGGACCAGCCTTTACAAGAACACTCACAGTACAGCCCTCAGCAGTAACCGCGGTTACAGAGACGGTGGGATACCAGATACTGAATATTCTTACACGTGA